In Phalacrocorax aristotelis chromosome 25, bGulAri2.1, whole genome shotgun sequence, the following proteins share a genomic window:
- the ARHGEF11 gene encoding rho guanine nucleotide exchange factor 11 isoform X2: MSVRPPQALDSRPGSKRQPHLPRLSSLSSLGDSSSERRSPGHHRQPSDSSETTGLVQRCVIIQKDQHGFGFTVSGDRVVLVQSVRPGGAAMRAGVQEGDRIVKVNGTMVTNSSHLEVVKLIKSGAYVALTLLGSPPPSVGLSSSQQDVSVAGAPRITPACPPPPPPPPLPPPQRITDPKPLQDPEVQKHATQILRNMLRQEEAELQRFYEAYSRNPATEVEEQIEGARRRVSQLQLKILQETGGSMDSGRLCSDSSLAGFRVMEGRLSLDSQDGDSGLESGTERFPSVNEISLNRNSVFSDHGLDSPRTSPVITARLFQHHRRQGSDTAFAPSVEQGLDRTGRPLIIGPEEDCDPGYFNNECDSLFQDLGKLKSRPAHLGVFLRYIFSQADPSPLLFYLCTDVCQQTTAKDSRVLGKDIWNIFLDRNAPLRVKVSEQLLAEIETRLRNGDDVRAALFEAQEMVMPEIQEQIQDYRTKRTMGLGSLYGENDLLDLDGDPQKERQVAEKQLAQLGDILSKYEEDRSSPMAFALSTYMNHTGIRSREPRVAGTSEKAQSLPDREKWLPFFPKTKKSSGTKKDKDAMEDKKRNPILKYIGKPKISQSTFHVPLSPVEAVKPGNVRNIIQHFENNQHYESQEPGTQRLSTGSFPEDLLESDGSRAEVKLGRSESLKGREEMKKSRKAENVPRSRSDVDMDAAAEATRLHQSASSSASSLSTRSLENPTPPYTPKMGRRSIESPNLGFGVDPFLPHLLEDEQGQLSDLEPELDSQNWQHMVSRELVANLPQKEIDRQEVINELFATEGSHLRILRVLDLLFYQRMKKESLLSREELALLFPNLPDLIEIHNSLSESMKKLREEGPIIKEIGDLMLSRFDGLAKKEIQEVAADFCSYQSIALELIKTKQRKETRFQIFMQEAESNPQCRRLQLKDLIISEMQRLTKYPLLLENIIKHTEAGTAEHDKLCRARDQCRDILKYVNEAVKRAENRHRLEGYQKRLDATSLERTSNPLAAEFKSLDLTSRRMIHEGPLTWRISKDKTVDVHVLLLEDLLVLLQKQDEKLVLKCHSKTALGSSDNKQTFSPVLKLNSVLIRSVATDKRALFIICTSELGPQIYELVALTSSEKNTWMELLEEAVQSATRNATFPPKRRTPEPTRTAPSGLVLQDPDVSPILSRGASSGAEAEDGSSADDNPPILLGREKPPALLEEPVNSEVEEGEEELPAAPLPVGSGVEAADTLPDEQPGPPTRLPLPEPVGAEGLAEAALEDVENLRLLILRRLLPCRDAEPEDDLTPTPSVIGGAGQAWDAVLSSQESAPQEVLPEPPSAAEDTKPPSSREEPEDPQPAAEGPSSYKVVRKAQAEGAKEATPSPGSSQSETELQEGGGANVDGNYFYVSMPTGLPQPPAPAPAPPPSPPRGSPQEAPTQPSPAEGSPDPPASLRDVDLIFRTIEQLTLKLNRLKAVETAHRELLRSLGRSSSADATPPGGSAPETDGWSRRPPSPDSDSPLTHALRSLQGPATNTPGSRAPLAEDPARDTGL; this comes from the exons ATGAGCGTGCGGCCTCCGCAGGCCCTCGACAG CCGACCGGGCAGCAAGAGGCAGCCTCACCTGCCCAG gttAAGCAGCCTGTCTTCCCTGGGTGATTCGTCTTCAGAGCGGAGGTCTCCTGGTCACCACCGCCAGCCCTCCGACTCCTCTGAAACCACAG gtcTGGTCCAGCGCTGCGTCATCATCCAGAAGGACCAGCATGGCTTCGGCTTCACCGTCAGCGGGGACCGCGTCGTCCTGGTGCAGTCGGTGCGGCCAG GGGGGGCAGCCATGAGAGCCGGGGTGCAGGAGGGGGACCGGATAGTGAAG gtGAACGGCACGATGGTGACCAACAGCTCGCACCTCGAAGTGGTGAAGTTAATCAAGT CCGGTGCTTACGTCGCTCTGACCCTCCTGGGCTCTCCCCCTCCTTCAGTGGGGCTCTCCAGTTCTCAGCAAGACGTCAGCGTGGCAGGGGCTCCCCGCATCACCCCCGCGTgtcccccgccgcctcccccacCGCCGCTCCCTCCACCACAGCGCATCACCGACCCCAAACCCCTGCAG GACCCCGAAGTCCAGAAGCACGCGACGCAGATTCTCCGCAACATGCTgcggcaggaggaggcagagttACAG CGCTTCTACGAGGCATACAGCCGAAACCCTGCCACCGAGGTGGAGGAGCAGATCGAGGGAGCGCGCCGGAGGGTCAGCCAGCTGCAGCTCAAAATCCTCCAGGAGACTGGGGGCTCCATG GATTCAGGGCGGCTCTGCAGCGACTCCAGCTTGGCTGGTTTCAGGGTGATGGAAG gtcgCCTCTCCCTGGACTCGCAGGACGGCGACAGCGGGTTGGAGTCTGGGACGGAACGGTTCCCCTCCGTGAACGAG ATCTCCCTGAACCGCAACTCCGTCTTCTCTGACCACGGCCTGGACAGCCCACGAACCTCCCCGGTCATCACCGCCCGCCTCTTCCAGCACCATCGCCGGCAGGGCTCCGACACCGCCTTCGCCCCCAGTGTCgagcag GGGTTGGACCGGACAGGACGACCCCTCATCATCGGGCCGGAGGAGGATTGCGACCCAGGATATTTCAATAACGAG TGCGACTCCCTCTTCCAGGACCTGGGCAAGCTGAAATCCCGGCCGGCGCATCTCGGGGTGTTCTTGCGCTACATCTTCTCCCAGGCAGATCCCAGCCCGCTG CTCTTCTACTTATGCACGGACGTTTGCCAGCAGACGACTGCCAAGGATTCACGGGTCTTGGGGAAGGACATCTGGAACATCTTCTTGGACAGGAACGCG cctctccgCGTGAAAGTGTctgagcagctcctggctgAGATCG AGACCCGCCTGCGGAATGGGGACGATGTCCGAGCCGCCCTCTTTGAAGCTCAGGAGATGGTGATGCCCGAGATACAGGAGCAGATCCAGGACTACAG AACAAAGCGCACCATGGGCCTGGGGAGTCTCTATGGGGAGAACGACCTCTTGGACCTGGACGGGGACCCCCAGAAGGAGCGGCAAGTGGCTGAGAAGCAGCTGGCCCAGCTGGGCGACATACT gTCAAAATATGAAGAGGACAGGAG ctCCCCCATGGCCTTTGCCCTCAGCACGTATATGAACCACACAGGCATCCGCAGCCGGGAGCCCCGGGTGGCCGGCACCAGCGAGAAGGCCCAGTCCCTCCCGGACAGGGAAAAGTGGCTGCCCTTCTTCCCCAAGACCAAGAAG AGCAGCGGCACGAAGAAGGACAAGGATGCCATGGAAGACAAGAAGCGCAACCCCATCCTCAAGTACATTGGGAAGCCCAAAATCTCCCAGAGCA catttCATGTCCCTTTGTCCCCTGTTGAAG CAGTCAAACCCGGCAATGTGAGGAATATCATCCAGCACTTTGAGAACAACCAGCATTACGAGAGCCAGGAGCCCGGCACCCAGCGTCTTTCCACCGGCAGCTTCCCCGAGGACCTGCTGGAGTCGGACGG TTCCCGCGCTGAGGTCAAGCTGGGCCGCTCAGAAAGCTTGAAAGGCCGGGAGGAGATGAAGAAATCCCGGAAAGCAGAAAACGTGCCTCGGTCCCGTAGCGACGTGGACATGGATGCCGCAGCCGAGGCCACGAGGCTTCACCAGTCGGCATCATCTTCtgcttccagcctgtccacaag GTCACTGGAAAACCCCACCCCGCCGTACACGCCGAAGATGGGACGCAG GAGCATCGAGTCGCCCAACCTGGGTTTCGGCGTGGACCCCTTCCTGCCTCATCTCCTGGAGGACGAGCAGGGCCAGCTCTCCGACCTGGAGCCCGAGCTGGACTCCCAGAACTGGCAGCACATGGTCAGCCGGGAGCTGGTGGCCAACCTGCCGCAAAAAGAGATCGACCGGCAAGAGGTGATCAACG AGCTCTTTGCCACCGAAGGGTCTCACCTCCGCATCCTCCGAGTCCTCGACCTCCTCTTCTACCAGCGGATGAAGAAGGAGAGCCTGCTGTCCCGGGAAGAGCTGGCACTCCTCTTCCCCAACCTCCCTGACCTGATCGAAATCCACA ATTCTCTCTCCGAATCCATGAAGAAGCTCCGGGAAGAAGGACCAATCATTAAAGAAATTGGGGATCTCATGCTGTCTCGG ttCGATGGTCTGGCCAAAAAGGAAATCCAGGAGGTCGCTGCTGACTTCTGCTCTTACCAATCCATCGCCCTAGAGCTGATCAAAACCAAGCAGCGCAAGGAGACCCGTTTCCAGATCTTCATGCAG GAAGCAGAAAGCAATCCACAGTGCCGGCGCCTGCAGCTTAAGGACTTGATCATCTCCGAAATGCAGCGCCTGACCAAGTACCCGCTGCTGCTGGAGAATATCATCAAGCACACCGAGG CGGGTACCGCAGAGCACGACAAGCTGTGCCGAGCCCGGGACCAGTGTCGGGACATCCTCAAGTACGTGAACGAGGCGGTGAAACGAGCGGAGAACCGGCACCGGCTGGAAGGCTACCAGAAACGCCTGGATGCCACCTCGCTGGAGAGGACCAGCAACCCACTGGCTGCCGAGTTCAAG AGCCTGGACCTCACCTCCCGGCGCATGATCCACGAAGGGCCGCTCACCTGGCGCATCAGCAAGGACAAGACTGTGG aCGTGCACGTGCTGCTCCTCGAGGACCTCttggtgctgctgcagaagcaggacGAGAAACTGGTGCTCAAGTGCCACAGCAAGACGGCGCTGGGCTCTTCGGACAACAAGCAGACCTTCAGCCCTGTCCTCAAGCTCAATTCGGTGCTCATCCGCTCCGTGGCCACAG ATAAACGAGCCCTCTTCATTATCTGCACGTCGGAGTTGGGACCCCAAATCTATGAGCTGGTGGCGCTGACGTCCTCGGAGAAAAACAC GTggatggagctgctggaggaggcggTGCAGAGCGCCACGAGGAATGCCACCTTCCCCCCCAAGCGCCGAACACCGGAGCCCACCCGCACAGCACCCTCCGG CCTGGTGCTGCAGGACCCCGACGTCTCCCCCATCCTCTCCCGAGGCGCCAGCTCTGGAGCGGAGGCAGAGGATGGTTCCTCAG CGGACGACAATCCCCCCATCCTCCTGGGTAGGGAGAAGCCCCCGGCGCTGCTGGAGGAGCCGGTGAACAGCGAGGTGGAGGAAGGCGAGGaagagctgcctgcagccccgcTGCCCGTGGGGAGCGGCGTGGAGGCGGCTGACACCCTCCCAGACGAGCAACCGGGGCCCCCCACGCGTCTGCCGCTCCCGGAGCCCGTCGGTGCGGAGGGGCTGGCCGAGGCGGCGCTGGAGGATG TGGAGAACCTGCGGCTCCTGATCCTGCGGAGGCTGCTGCCCTGCCGCGACGCGGAGCCCGAGGACGACCTGACGCCCACGCCGTCGGTCATCGGGGGTGCTGGCCAGGCCTGGGACGCCGTGCTCTCCAGCCAGGAGTCGGCCCCCCAGGAGGTGCTGCCCGAGCCCCCGAGCGCCGCCGAGGACACGAAGCCCCCGTCGAGCCGGGAGGAGCCGGAGGATCCGCAGCCGGCTGCCGAAGGGCCCAGCAGCTACAAAGTCGTCCGAAAAG CCCAGGCGGAGGGTGCTAAGGAGGCCACGCCCTCACCAGGCAGCAGCCAATCAGAAActgagctgcaggaaggagGCGGAGCTAATGTAGATG GCAACTACTTCTACGTCAGCATGCCCACGGGACTcccccagcccccggccccagcccccgcgccgccccccagccccccacggGGCTCCCCGCAGGAGGCACCCACCCAACCCAGCCCCGCCGAGGGGTCCCCGGACCCCCCAGCTTCCCTCCGTGACGTGGACCTCATCTTCCGCACCATCGAGCAGCTGACGCTGAAGCTCAACAGGCTGAAA GCTGTCGAAACAGCCCACCGGGAGCTGCTGCGGTCCCTGGGGCGCAGCTCCTCAGCCGACGCCACCCCCCCGGGGGGCTCAGCCCCAGAGACGGACGGGTGGTCCCGGCGGCCCCCCAGCCCCGACAGTGACAGCCCCCTCACCCACGCCCTCCGGAGCCTGCAGGGCCCTGCCACCAACACCCCAG GCTCCAGAGCCCCCCTCGCCGAGGACCCTGCTCGCGACACCGGCCTTTAG
- the ARHGEF11 gene encoding rho guanine nucleotide exchange factor 11 isoform X3 — protein MSVRPPQALDSRPGSKRQPHLPRLSSLSSLGDSSSERRSPGHHRQPSDSSETTGLVQRCVIIQKDQHGFGFTVSGDRVVLVQSVRPGGAAMRAGVQEGDRIVKVNGTMVTNSSHLEVVKLIKSGAYVALTLLGSPPPSVGLSSSQQDVSVAGAPRITPACPPPPPPPPLPPPQRITDPKPLQDPEVQKHATQILRNMLRQEEAELQRFYEAYSRNPATEVEEQIEGARRRVSQLQLKILQETGGSMDSGRLCSDSSLAGFRVMEGRLSLDSQDGDSGLESGTERFPSVNEQISLNRNSVFSDHGLDSPRTSPVITARLFQHHRRQGSDTAFAPSVEQGLDRTGRPLIIGPEEDCDPGYFNNECDSLFQDLGKLKSRPAHLGVFLRYIFSQADPSPLLFYLCTDVCQQTTAKDSRVLGKDIWNIFLDRNAPLRVKVSEQLLAEIETRLRNGDDVRAALFEAQEMVMPEIQEQIQDYRTKRTMGLGSLYGENDLLDLDGDPQKERQVAEKQLAQLGDILSKYEEDRSSPMAFALSTYMNHTGIRSREPRVAGTSEKAQSLPDREKWLPFFPKTKKSSGTKKDKDAMEDKKRNPILKYIGKPKISQSTFHVPLSPVEVKPGNVRNIIQHFENNQHYESQEPGTQRLSTGSFPEDLLESDGSRAEVKLGRSESLKGREEMKKSRKAENVPRSRSDVDMDAAAEATRLHQSASSSASSLSTRSLENPTPPYTPKMGRRSIESPNLGFGVDPFLPHLLEDEQGQLSDLEPELDSQNWQHMVSRELVANLPQKEIDRQEVINELFATEGSHLRILRVLDLLFYQRMKKESLLSREELALLFPNLPDLIEIHNSLSESMKKLREEGPIIKEIGDLMLSRFDGLAKKEIQEVAADFCSYQSIALELIKTKQRKETRFQIFMQEAESNPQCRRLQLKDLIISEMQRLTKYPLLLENIIKHTEAGTAEHDKLCRARDQCRDILKYVNEAVKRAENRHRLEGYQKRLDATSLERTSNPLAAEFKSLDLTSRRMIHEGPLTWRISKDKTVDVHVLLLEDLLVLLQKQDEKLVLKCHSKTALGSSDNKQTFSPVLKLNSVLIRSVATDKRALFIICTSELGPQIYELVALTSSEKNTWMELLEEAVQSATRNATFPPKRRTPEPTRTAPSGLVLQDPDVSPILSRGASSGAEAEDGSSADDNPPILLGREKPPALLEEPVNSEVEEGEEELPAAPLPVGSGVEAADTLPDEQPGPPTRLPLPEPVGAEGLAEAALEDVENLRLLILRRLLPCRDAEPEDDLTPTPSVIGGAGQAWDAVLSSQESAPQEVLPEPPSAAEDTKPPSSREEPEDPQPAAEGPSSYKVVRKAQAEGAKEATPSPGSSQSETELQEGGGANVDGNYFYVSMPTGLPQPPAPAPAPPPSPPRGSPQEAPTQPSPAEGSPDPPASLRDVDLIFRTIEQLTLKLNRLKAVETAHRELLRSLGRSSSADATPPGGSAPETDGWSRRPPSPDSDSPLTHALRSLQGPATNTPGSRAPLAEDPARDTGL, from the exons ATGAGCGTGCGGCCTCCGCAGGCCCTCGACAG CCGACCGGGCAGCAAGAGGCAGCCTCACCTGCCCAG gttAAGCAGCCTGTCTTCCCTGGGTGATTCGTCTTCAGAGCGGAGGTCTCCTGGTCACCACCGCCAGCCCTCCGACTCCTCTGAAACCACAG gtcTGGTCCAGCGCTGCGTCATCATCCAGAAGGACCAGCATGGCTTCGGCTTCACCGTCAGCGGGGACCGCGTCGTCCTGGTGCAGTCGGTGCGGCCAG GGGGGGCAGCCATGAGAGCCGGGGTGCAGGAGGGGGACCGGATAGTGAAG gtGAACGGCACGATGGTGACCAACAGCTCGCACCTCGAAGTGGTGAAGTTAATCAAGT CCGGTGCTTACGTCGCTCTGACCCTCCTGGGCTCTCCCCCTCCTTCAGTGGGGCTCTCCAGTTCTCAGCAAGACGTCAGCGTGGCAGGGGCTCCCCGCATCACCCCCGCGTgtcccccgccgcctcccccacCGCCGCTCCCTCCACCACAGCGCATCACCGACCCCAAACCCCTGCAG GACCCCGAAGTCCAGAAGCACGCGACGCAGATTCTCCGCAACATGCTgcggcaggaggaggcagagttACAG CGCTTCTACGAGGCATACAGCCGAAACCCTGCCACCGAGGTGGAGGAGCAGATCGAGGGAGCGCGCCGGAGGGTCAGCCAGCTGCAGCTCAAAATCCTCCAGGAGACTGGGGGCTCCATG GATTCAGGGCGGCTCTGCAGCGACTCCAGCTTGGCTGGTTTCAGGGTGATGGAAG gtcgCCTCTCCCTGGACTCGCAGGACGGCGACAGCGGGTTGGAGTCTGGGACGGAACGGTTCCCCTCCGTGAACGAG CAGATCTCCCTGAACCGCAACTCCGTCTTCTCTGACCACGGCCTGGACAGCCCACGAACCTCCCCGGTCATCACCGCCCGCCTCTTCCAGCACCATCGCCGGCAGGGCTCCGACACCGCCTTCGCCCCCAGTGTCgagcag GGGTTGGACCGGACAGGACGACCCCTCATCATCGGGCCGGAGGAGGATTGCGACCCAGGATATTTCAATAACGAG TGCGACTCCCTCTTCCAGGACCTGGGCAAGCTGAAATCCCGGCCGGCGCATCTCGGGGTGTTCTTGCGCTACATCTTCTCCCAGGCAGATCCCAGCCCGCTG CTCTTCTACTTATGCACGGACGTTTGCCAGCAGACGACTGCCAAGGATTCACGGGTCTTGGGGAAGGACATCTGGAACATCTTCTTGGACAGGAACGCG cctctccgCGTGAAAGTGTctgagcagctcctggctgAGATCG AGACCCGCCTGCGGAATGGGGACGATGTCCGAGCCGCCCTCTTTGAAGCTCAGGAGATGGTGATGCCCGAGATACAGGAGCAGATCCAGGACTACAG AACAAAGCGCACCATGGGCCTGGGGAGTCTCTATGGGGAGAACGACCTCTTGGACCTGGACGGGGACCCCCAGAAGGAGCGGCAAGTGGCTGAGAAGCAGCTGGCCCAGCTGGGCGACATACT gTCAAAATATGAAGAGGACAGGAG ctCCCCCATGGCCTTTGCCCTCAGCACGTATATGAACCACACAGGCATCCGCAGCCGGGAGCCCCGGGTGGCCGGCACCAGCGAGAAGGCCCAGTCCCTCCCGGACAGGGAAAAGTGGCTGCCCTTCTTCCCCAAGACCAAGAAG AGCAGCGGCACGAAGAAGGACAAGGATGCCATGGAAGACAAGAAGCGCAACCCCATCCTCAAGTACATTGGGAAGCCCAAAATCTCCCAGAGCA catttCATGTCCCTTTGTCCCCTGTTGAAG TCAAACCCGGCAATGTGAGGAATATCATCCAGCACTTTGAGAACAACCAGCATTACGAGAGCCAGGAGCCCGGCACCCAGCGTCTTTCCACCGGCAGCTTCCCCGAGGACCTGCTGGAGTCGGACGG TTCCCGCGCTGAGGTCAAGCTGGGCCGCTCAGAAAGCTTGAAAGGCCGGGAGGAGATGAAGAAATCCCGGAAAGCAGAAAACGTGCCTCGGTCCCGTAGCGACGTGGACATGGATGCCGCAGCCGAGGCCACGAGGCTTCACCAGTCGGCATCATCTTCtgcttccagcctgtccacaag GTCACTGGAAAACCCCACCCCGCCGTACACGCCGAAGATGGGACGCAG GAGCATCGAGTCGCCCAACCTGGGTTTCGGCGTGGACCCCTTCCTGCCTCATCTCCTGGAGGACGAGCAGGGCCAGCTCTCCGACCTGGAGCCCGAGCTGGACTCCCAGAACTGGCAGCACATGGTCAGCCGGGAGCTGGTGGCCAACCTGCCGCAAAAAGAGATCGACCGGCAAGAGGTGATCAACG AGCTCTTTGCCACCGAAGGGTCTCACCTCCGCATCCTCCGAGTCCTCGACCTCCTCTTCTACCAGCGGATGAAGAAGGAGAGCCTGCTGTCCCGGGAAGAGCTGGCACTCCTCTTCCCCAACCTCCCTGACCTGATCGAAATCCACA ATTCTCTCTCCGAATCCATGAAGAAGCTCCGGGAAGAAGGACCAATCATTAAAGAAATTGGGGATCTCATGCTGTCTCGG ttCGATGGTCTGGCCAAAAAGGAAATCCAGGAGGTCGCTGCTGACTTCTGCTCTTACCAATCCATCGCCCTAGAGCTGATCAAAACCAAGCAGCGCAAGGAGACCCGTTTCCAGATCTTCATGCAG GAAGCAGAAAGCAATCCACAGTGCCGGCGCCTGCAGCTTAAGGACTTGATCATCTCCGAAATGCAGCGCCTGACCAAGTACCCGCTGCTGCTGGAGAATATCATCAAGCACACCGAGG CGGGTACCGCAGAGCACGACAAGCTGTGCCGAGCCCGGGACCAGTGTCGGGACATCCTCAAGTACGTGAACGAGGCGGTGAAACGAGCGGAGAACCGGCACCGGCTGGAAGGCTACCAGAAACGCCTGGATGCCACCTCGCTGGAGAGGACCAGCAACCCACTGGCTGCCGAGTTCAAG AGCCTGGACCTCACCTCCCGGCGCATGATCCACGAAGGGCCGCTCACCTGGCGCATCAGCAAGGACAAGACTGTGG aCGTGCACGTGCTGCTCCTCGAGGACCTCttggtgctgctgcagaagcaggacGAGAAACTGGTGCTCAAGTGCCACAGCAAGACGGCGCTGGGCTCTTCGGACAACAAGCAGACCTTCAGCCCTGTCCTCAAGCTCAATTCGGTGCTCATCCGCTCCGTGGCCACAG ATAAACGAGCCCTCTTCATTATCTGCACGTCGGAGTTGGGACCCCAAATCTATGAGCTGGTGGCGCTGACGTCCTCGGAGAAAAACAC GTggatggagctgctggaggaggcggTGCAGAGCGCCACGAGGAATGCCACCTTCCCCCCCAAGCGCCGAACACCGGAGCCCACCCGCACAGCACCCTCCGG CCTGGTGCTGCAGGACCCCGACGTCTCCCCCATCCTCTCCCGAGGCGCCAGCTCTGGAGCGGAGGCAGAGGATGGTTCCTCAG CGGACGACAATCCCCCCATCCTCCTGGGTAGGGAGAAGCCCCCGGCGCTGCTGGAGGAGCCGGTGAACAGCGAGGTGGAGGAAGGCGAGGaagagctgcctgcagccccgcTGCCCGTGGGGAGCGGCGTGGAGGCGGCTGACACCCTCCCAGACGAGCAACCGGGGCCCCCCACGCGTCTGCCGCTCCCGGAGCCCGTCGGTGCGGAGGGGCTGGCCGAGGCGGCGCTGGAGGATG TGGAGAACCTGCGGCTCCTGATCCTGCGGAGGCTGCTGCCCTGCCGCGACGCGGAGCCCGAGGACGACCTGACGCCCACGCCGTCGGTCATCGGGGGTGCTGGCCAGGCCTGGGACGCCGTGCTCTCCAGCCAGGAGTCGGCCCCCCAGGAGGTGCTGCCCGAGCCCCCGAGCGCCGCCGAGGACACGAAGCCCCCGTCGAGCCGGGAGGAGCCGGAGGATCCGCAGCCGGCTGCCGAAGGGCCCAGCAGCTACAAAGTCGTCCGAAAAG CCCAGGCGGAGGGTGCTAAGGAGGCCACGCCCTCACCAGGCAGCAGCCAATCAGAAActgagctgcaggaaggagGCGGAGCTAATGTAGATG GCAACTACTTCTACGTCAGCATGCCCACGGGACTcccccagcccccggccccagcccccgcgccgccccccagccccccacggGGCTCCCCGCAGGAGGCACCCACCCAACCCAGCCCCGCCGAGGGGTCCCCGGACCCCCCAGCTTCCCTCCGTGACGTGGACCTCATCTTCCGCACCATCGAGCAGCTGACGCTGAAGCTCAACAGGCTGAAA GCTGTCGAAACAGCCCACCGGGAGCTGCTGCGGTCCCTGGGGCGCAGCTCCTCAGCCGACGCCACCCCCCCGGGGGGCTCAGCCCCAGAGACGGACGGGTGGTCCCGGCGGCCCCCCAGCCCCGACAGTGACAGCCCCCTCACCCACGCCCTCCGGAGCCTGCAGGGCCCTGCCACCAACACCCCAG GCTCCAGAGCCCCCCTCGCCGAGGACCCTGCTCGCGACACCGGCCTTTAG